The following coding sequences are from one Musa acuminata AAA Group cultivar baxijiao chromosome BXJ1-6, Cavendish_Baxijiao_AAA, whole genome shotgun sequence window:
- the LOC135677157 gene encoding chlorophyll a-b binding protein 6A, chloroplastic-like: MASSALRSCAVLFPSLLSSSKSQFVSSVAISCTNGASRFSMSADWMPGQPRPPYLDGSAPGDFGFDPLRLGEVPENLERYKESELIHCRWAMLAVPGILVPEALGLGNWVKAQEWAAIPGGQATYLGNPVPWGTLPTILVIEFFAIAFVEHQRSMEKDPEKKKYPGGAFDPLGYSKDPVKFEEYKVKEIKNGRLALLAFVGFCVQQSAYPGTGPLENLATHLADPWHNNIGDIVIPRSILP; encoded by the exons ATGGCATCCAGTGCTTTGAGAAGCTGCGCCGTCCTCTTCCCGAGCCTCCTCTCGTCTTCCAAGTCGCAGTTCGTTAGCTCGGTCGCCATCTCATGCACCAACGGCGCGTCCCGTTTCTCCATGTCCGCCGACTGGATGCCCGGCCAGCCACGTCCCCCGTACCTCGACGGCTCCGCCCCCGG TGACTTCGGGTTCGATCCGCTTCGCCTCGGGGAAGTTCCGGAGAACCTGGAGAGGTACAAGGAGTCGGAGCTGATCCACTGCAGATGGGCGATGCTTGCTGtg CCAGGGATCTTGGTGCCGGAAGCACTGGGCCTGGGCAACTGGGTGAAGGCGCAGGAGTGGGCGGCGATCCCCGGCGGGCAGGCGACGTACCTAGGCAACCCAGTCCCCTGGGGCACTCTCCCCACCATCCTCGTCATCGAGTTCTTCGCCATTGCCTTCGTGGAGCACCAGCGCAGCATGGAGAAGGACCCCGAGAAGAAGAAGTACCCCGGCGGAGCCTTCGACCCGCTGGGCTACTCCAAAGACCCCGTCAAGTTCGAGGAGTACAAGGTCAAGGAGATCAAGAACG GTCGGCTCGCTTTGCTGGCCTTCGTGGGCTTCTGCGTGCAGCAGTCGGCGTACCCTGGAACCGGGCCATTGGAGAACTTGGCAACCCACCTGGCTGACCCATGGCACAACAACATCGGAGACATTGTCATCCCCAGATCCATTTTGCCATGA
- the LOC135677156 gene encoding uncharacterized protein LOC135677156: MDNGYLNLGSAANLFTLSTCDFPSRVQLREDSTDVTLRLNSPSSSSLYSSKIKGAKRMWGYMNGNKGSERPLLALGLGQSLNPSDSKTSSIILCKTSIGETDEHSIELGLDFQPNVRNVKKSNPSNSLFATVNASHTENAIDLELSLSVGPSESVMTSIKPILSQHQGSLETSEMVSSVPTTDEEGTASSSWIVNSCLEPSLHNSETNGDFTSSKKIQIEVDPVAVVPEPPSTMAQTVKSPVVCTSTDVCSQHHNSNMKNCQFQGCVKRARGASGLCIAHGGGRRCQKPGCQKGAEGRTIFCKAHGGGRRCEHLGCTKSAEGRTDYCIAHGGGRRCGHDGCSRAARDKSGLCIRHGGGKRCQRENCTKSAEGYSRLCISHGGGRRCQFPACSKGAQGSTMFCKAHGGGKRCSFSGCTKGAEGSTPFCKGHGGGKRCSFQGGGVCPKSVHGGTLFCVAHGGGKRCAILGCTKSARGRTSFCVRHGGGKRCKSMDCRKSAQGNTDFCKAHGGGKRCAWDQAGSKFGTGDAPCDRFSRTKAGLCAGHDALVQDHCVRGGGTIEISPTKYPASIRSEKMKDVAVDGGKRVFGFCASETEMHSPLTQCRLVSLPEGRVHGGSLMAILATSSTGIRKHNYHGKYYFRAECST, encoded by the coding sequence ATGGATAATGGCTATCTGAATCTTGGCTCTGCTGCAAACCTATTCACTTTAAGTACTTGTGACTTCCCTAGCAGGGTTCAGTTAAGAGAAGATAGCACTGATGTGACATTACGACTTAACTCCCCTAGTTCTTCATCTCTTTACAGCTCCAAAATAAAAGGGGCAAAAAGGATGTGGGGTTATATGAATGGTAATAAGGGTTCAGAGCGTCCCCTACTTGCTCTTGGGTTAGGGCAGTCATTAAATCCTTCAGATAGCAAGACGAGCTCAATAATTCTTTGCAAGACTTCAATAGGCGAAACTGATGAACACTCCATTGAGTTAGGACTGGATTTTCAGCCAAATGTTCGGAATGTGAAAAAATCGAATCCTTCCAATTCCTTGTTTGCTACAGTCAATGCTTCTCATACTGAAAATGCGATTGACCTCGAGTTAAGTCTATCAGTTGGGCCATCTGAATCGGTTATGACCAGTATCAAGCCCATCCTGTCCCAACACCAGGGTAGCTTGGAGACTTCAGAAATGGTAAGTTCAGTGCCAACCACTGATGAAGAAGGGACTGCATCATCTTCCTGGATAGTCAACAGTTGTCTGGAACCTTCTTTGCACAATTCAGAGACAAATGGTGATTTTACTTCAAGTAAGAAAATTCAAATAGAAGTTGATCCGGTTGCTGTTGTGCCAGAACCCCCCTCAACCATGGCACAAACAGTGAAAAGCCCAGTTGTTTGCACTTCCACAGATGTGTGTTCACAGCATCACAATAGTAACATGAAAAACTGTCAGTTCCAAGGTTGTGTTAAAAGAGCAAGAGGTGCCTCTGGTCTATGCATAGCCCATGGTGGGGGACGGAGGTGCCAAAAACCAGGCTGTCAAAAGGGTGCTGAAGGGAGAACCATCTTTTGCAAAGCGCATGGGGGTGGTCGCCGATGCGAACACCTTGGCTGCACTAAGAGTGCTGAAGGCCGCACTGATTATTGCATTGCCCATGGTGGTGGCCGACGTTGCGGCCATGACGGTTGCAGCCGAGCTGCAAGAGATAAATCTGGTTTATGCATCAGGCACGGAGGTGGGAAGAGGTGCCAGAGGGAGAATTGCACCAAAAGTGCAGAAGGTTATTCCAGACTCTGCATCTCTCATGGTGGTGGCAGGCGCTGTCAATTTCCAGCATGCTCAAAGGGTGCACAAGGGAGTACAATGTTCTGCAAGGCACATGGTGGGGGGAAACGGTGTTCATTTTCGGGGTGCACCAAGGGAGCTGAAGGGAGCACTCCCTTCTGCAAGGGGCATGGTGGAGGAAAGCGCTGCTCATTTCAGGGTGGAGGTGTCTGCCCGAAGAGTGTGCATGGTGGGACCTTATTCTGTGTTGCCCATGGTGGTGGGAAGAGGTGCGCTATTCTTGGGTGCACCAAGAGTGCTAGAGGACGCACTAGCTTTTGTGTGCGCCATGGAGGGGGCAAACGATGCAAGTCCATGGATTGCAGAAAAAGTGCTCAGGGAAACACTGATTTTTGCAAGGCACATGGAGGCGGCAAACGGTGCGCGTGGGATCAAGCAGGCTCAAAGTTTGGCACTGGTGATGCACCTTGTGATAGGTTTTCCAGGACGAAAGCTGGTCTCTGTGCTGGTCACGACGCCCTAGTGCAAGATCATTGTGTTCGTGGTGGCGGCACCATTGAAATTTCTCCTACCAAGTATCCGGCGTCCATTAGATCTGAGAAGATGAAAGATGTTGCTGTCGACGGAGGGAAGAGGGTCTTTGGCTTCTGTGCATCAGAGACAGAGATGCACTCTCCACTTACTCAGTGTCGGTTGGTTTCCCTTCCAGAAGGGAGGGTTCATGGAGGGAGTCTAATGGCAATACTGGCGACCAGTTCAACAGGCATCAGGAAGCATAACTACCATGGAAAGTACTATTTCAGGGCAGAGTGCTCGACATAA
- the LOC103989625 gene encoding BTB/POZ domain-containing protein POB1 gives MDPPDFSRPPAGDGDCNFEFVSDSSNFSDRPLRIEIVAGPPKGRPDGEGDSEWDRHRKRRRDAIEKRKDEQEGEAVAMIEESPSGDEPSRHSGSSWSMDSPPVISIKSLSVSSTILSAKSPFFYKLFSNGMQESDQQHATLRIDASEEAALMELLSFMYSGKLSTTSPTLLLDVLMVADKFEVVSCMRHCCQLLKSLPMSQESALLYLELPSSISMASALQPLTEAAKEFLVNSFKDLTKNQDGLMELPLVGMEAVLSSDDVQVASEDALYDLVLKWARRHHPKLEERQEVFGARLGRLIRFPYMSSRKLRKVLTHNDLDQEFTNKAVLEALFFKVEPAHRRQALAMDDVTNRRFVERAYKYRPVKVVEFEVPNTQCIVYLDLKREECAHLFPSGRVYSQAFYIGGQGFFLSAHCNRDVHNSCHCFGLFLGMQEKGSVSFTVDYEFSARTMPSGQFDSKYKEKYTFAGGKAVGYRNLFALPWTSFMADDSPYFINGVLHLRAELTIE, from the exons ATGGATCCCCCCGATTTCTCCCGCCCCCCGGCGGGCGATGGCGACTGCAATTTTGAGTTCGTCTCCGACTCGAGCAATTTCTCTGACCGCCCGCTTCGCATTGAGATCGTCGCGGGGCCGCCGAAGGGCAGGCCGGATGGCGAGGGCGATTCCGAGTGGGACAGGCATCGGAAGCGCCGGAGGGACGCGATCGAGAAACGGAAAG ATGAACAAGAGGGGGAAGCTGTAGCGATGATTGAAGAGTCTCCGTCAG GTGATGAGCCTTCACGACACAGTGGTTCTTCTTGGAGTATGGATTCTCCTCCTGTAATTAGCATAAAATCTCTATCTGTAAGTTCCACAATATTATCCGCAAAAAGTCCGTTTTTCTACAAG CTTTTCTCAAATGGAATGCAAGAATCGGATCAGCAGCATGCTACATTGCGGATAGATGCCTCAG AGGAAGCTGCTCTAATGGAACTTCTCAGCTTTATGTACAGTGGCAAGTTGTCGACCACCTCACCGACCCTTCTGCTGGATGTGCTAATGGTCGCAGACAAGTTCGAGGTGGTTTCTTGCATGAGGCACTGCTGTCAGTTGCTGAAGAGCTTGCCGATGTCTCAGGAGTCTGCACTACTCTACTTGGAGCTTCCTTCCAGCATTTCAATGGCGTCGGCTCTTCAGCCATTAACCGAGGCAGCAAAGGAATTCCTCGTGAACAGTTTCAAGGATCTAACAAA GAACCAAGATGGACTCATGGAGCTACCTCTTGTCGGCATGGAGGCAGTCCTCTCCAGTGACGATGTCCAAGTTGCATCGGAGGATGCACTGTATGACTTGGTGCTCAAGTGGGCTCGTCGGCACCACCCCAAGTTGGAGGAACGGCAGGAGGTCTTCGGCGCGCGCCTCGGTCGGCTCATCCGGTTCCCTTACATGTCTTCCCGGAAACTGAGGAAGGTTCTGACGCACAATGATTTGGATCAAGAATTCACGAACAAGGCTGTGCTTGAGGCACTATTCTTCAAGGTCGAGCCTGCTCACCGGCGACAGGCTCTTGCGATGGATGACGTGACCAACAGAAGGTTCGTAGAGCGAGCCTACAAGTACCGGCCGGTGAAGGTGGTGGAGTTTGAGGTCCCAAACACTCAATGCATTGTCTACTTGGATCTGAAACGGGAGGAGTGTGCACATCTTTTCCCCTCGGGGCGGGTCTACTCGCAAGCTTTCTACATCGGTGGACAGGGTTTCTTCCTCTCGGCTCACTGCAACAGGGACGTACACAACTCTTGCCACTGCTTTGGCCTCTTCTTGGGGATGCAAGAGAAGGGATCGGTTAGCTTCACGGTAGACTATGAGTTTTCTGCGAGGACCATGCCATCTGGGCAATTCGACAGCAAATACAAAGAAAAGTACACCTTTGCAGGGGGTAAGGCAGTTGGATACAGGAACCTTTTTGCCCTTCCATGGACATCATTCATGGCTGACGACAGTCCCTACTTCATCAATGGTGTTCTTCACCTGAGAGCGGAATTGACCATCGAATGA